One genomic window of Desulfovibrio inopinatus DSM 10711 includes the following:
- a CDS encoding Fur family transcriptional regulator: MMNQYDQTALAERKIKSCRKTCELHGLRLTHQRMVILEEIVKAEDHPSADVVYRRVREKIPTISLDTVYRTLATFCDLGLICKVSSTDDSARYEPMLFPHHHIICKKCGDIRDIEWSQFDDLNFPEEAVKWGRITGSAAVLRGICRQCLIDSDQTAPL; this comes from the coding sequence ATGATGAACCAATACGATCAAACGGCCCTTGCCGAACGCAAAATTAAGTCATGTCGTAAGACCTGTGAACTGCACGGCCTGCGACTTACGCATCAGCGCATGGTGATCCTTGAAGAAATTGTCAAAGCAGAGGACCATCCTTCTGCAGACGTGGTCTATCGCCGTGTTCGAGAAAAAATCCCAACGATTTCGCTCGATACGGTATACCGCACGCTGGCGACGTTCTGCGATCTTGGACTCATTTGCAAAGTTTCTTCGACGGACGACTCAGCTCGATATGAGCCCATGCTCTTTCCACATCATCATATTATTTGCAAAAAATGCGGAGATATTCGTGATATAGAATGGTCTCAATTCGATGACCTCAACTTTCCGGAAGAGGCTGTCAAATGGGGCCGTATCACCGGCTCGGCGGCCGTTTTACGCGGTATCTGCAGGCAATGCCTCATTGATTCCGATCAAACCGCTCCTCTTTAG